The window CAATAAAATGCGTTTTACTATTAATTAGCCAAAATagttattttctaaatattttactatGAATCTTTATTAAATAACAGAAGACACTCAAAAGTTTTTTTATCTTGTATAAAATAGAACAATCGATATAATCTGGATATATGCACATATTCACAAAACATATGTTGCCTAAATGTAACATTCATGTGTAATGATTTGGATTTAGGttgaaattttttcaattaGATTGTTCTAcattaatgattttatattctctTTACTTAATATATAATCATATGTATTCTTTAGATATAGTAGTTTTTAAAAGCAATCAAAAGatatttaaggtttagggtatTGTTAGCCACTATTTTGCAACCATTTGCTTTAAGGTAGTTGCACTTTAGTAGCATAATTTGGTTGATAAAATTTGAAAGCTTGCTTCTGAGTGGTCAAATCAAAAAGGCAAGGATTGGCTTTTGTCATTCATCCGCCGTTGATATTAATAAATCTAACAGCCACAGTTTAATCAGATTCttttttcttcctcttctgTGCTTTCTCCTTTGTCAGTTTCACACATCGAACCTTTTtattctcttcatcttcttcttgaaaCCTTGTcgcattcttttctttttctttttttttcctcttccaTTTCTCTTAGTCTTTGTTATTTTTCTTCATCTCCTTATGCTATTCtaattgatttttgttttgtttacagATCTGAGAAAAAGGAGCAGCTATAAGACGGGAAGAAGAAGTGGTGGTCTGACAGAGCAGACGCGCCAGAGATGGAGGTGGTCTAACGAATCGAAGGAACTGTAGAGGCTGTATGTATTAGACCAACACCGGTGGCTCCACGACCAGATCGAGTCGTGGCTTCAGTTGGAACCACTCCAAGTCGTCGCTTCAGATGGAACTTCGAGTCGTCGTGGAGCCGTGCAACTGGAGCCGGTGGAGAAGCTGGTGGGAGTCCGAGATGTTGATGGTGTATTTgtgtttatatatgtgtatttatCTTTGTAatttgactttttaattatatttaaattaatattaaattttgattctgaaactttttaaaattattaattattttttataatttagggGATTCaaactaataatttattaaccattaatttgttaaaatataaataatattgttgatatataatcataaatacTTGTGACTAATTTgtaactatatataaatattgtagTCACTAATATTAGCAACTAACTTATAACCAAATTAGAATTGAGACTAATTAGCAACTACTTTTTCAAGACTAATGCGTATCGAAAAAAAGTAGTCTTAAATTTTGTCCAACTACGACGATAGTTACAAATATGTCGCTAGTTTACTACTGATTACGTAGTTTCACCGTAGTTGCTCTTTTGCAACTAATTTGCAACCAATTTTTTTTGCGACGAAGTTTTTTTAACTACATCTAGTAGTTGCAAAATAGTTACATTTTCGATATTTGCAACTATCTTGTAACCATTGTTGCAGTTGTAAAattgatgttttcttgtagtggaaaCCACCATCATCAAGGTTTAGATTTAATAGTATCTAATGACAACTCTGGACTAGGCggtggcggaggaggaggaagcgGGGACCTCGTTATGCGGCGGCCACGTGGCCGTCCAGCTGGATCAAAGAACAAACCGAAACCTCCTACGATCGTCACGCGCGAGAGCGCTAACACTCTTAGGGCTCACATTCTCGAAGTGGGAAGTGGCTTCGACGTTTTCGAGTGCATCTCTACTTACGCGCGGCGGAGACAGCGAGGGATCTGTGTTATGTCCGGAACCGGAACCGTCACTAACGTCAGCATCCGCCAGCCGACAGCGGTCGGAGCTGTTTTGACTTTGAGAGGCACTTTCGAGATTCTTTCCCTCTCTGGTTCTTTCCTTCCGCCGCCTGCTCCTCCAGGAGCGACTAGCTTGACGATATTCCTCGCCGGAGCTCAGGGACAGGTCGTTGGAGGTAACGTTGTTGGAGAATTGATGGCGGCGGGGCCGGTGATGGTCATGGCGGCATCTTTCACGAACGTGGCTTATGAAAGGTTGCCTTTAGACGAGCATGAAGAGCAGTTACTGGTCCAAAGCGGCGGCGGAGGCGGAGGAAATATTTACTCGGAAGCCACAGGGGGTGGCGGTGGCTTGCCGTTCTTCAGTTTACCGATGAGTTTGCCTCATATGGGAGGTGAACATTGGCCGGGAAATTCTGCCGGCACCGGTAGGGCTCCGTTTTAGCTTCTGTTTTTAAAAAACTTCAGTTTTTTTTCCCTCTTTTATTTTCACGGAATTTATGGAATTGTGGTTGTTTTTCTTACATATCAATTGTTCATGTATTGATCCTTgagtacattttttttttagtttttacttatAGGTTGccgatttgtttttttttaagtttctaaattaattattttcgactTAATGAgcagcatatatatataatctatctgttatttattttttcagttACCTTTTACTCACGCATATATAAATGCTTCGAGTTCCCTGGTTTTATTAGATACTACTATATTAAAATTtcacataatttattttgtgaCATACTAACATTCAACGGCATTAACGGTTGAAACTTTTATATCCAATAACAACTTACACTAACGCATTTTATTGTAATTTATGTGACCTAACTATATCATACACACTTTTTCTCTTTGATTATAATTTCTTAATGTTTATTATCACAGATTTATAGCGAAAATCACGAACAGGAAGAGACATAAAATATAgcatattttatcaaaaaaatataaaagatacaTTCACCCTTAAAATTAATCTAAATAGCTTTATTGTAACCCTCAAAGGCTCAACCCCATCAGTGTTGCTATCTTGGGAAACGGCAAACATATTGTAGCAATATATATCACTGAATCTATATATTCCAATGTTTTACATGTATTTTACCGAACAAAAATGGTTCAAAGATATAAGTATAATGCAAAATCAATAGGAAAAAAATTCACACTCATTGAGCTCGCTAGGGTTTTTCCAAACACACATGACTGAATAAAATTTCCACCTTTTCAAAGTTTGAGGTCACCACCATGTGAATAAAAAAGTACTAAATGACAAGAAATGCTAAACGACAAAGAAGATTAAAGTAATACTAGTAAAACACTACAAAGAAAAGTGGAAGTGGAGTGCTAATtaagaaattaaattattaatctgACCATTCCATTCCAatcatcctactatataaaaggagctaaatCCTAGCTTCCTAAGCCTTGCCACATGAACAAAATAATCAGAACCAACCATTATGCCATGTCATTCCGGACTggactttaaaaaaaagaaaaccaacCATTAAAATATGCGAAGAGTCACGGTTTAACCTGGTTCAACTCCAGTTACATCATAATAAAACAATGCatgcattgattgttgattattAGTCTTCTAACTACCACATCTTTGCCATCCTAAATCAAAATCGATTTTTACAACTTTAACTTGCCCCATACTTAATATTCTTATAGCTGGTGAACAATTTAATTTAGGAAATCGTTATATTTCATGTCAAAAATGCATACTGTATtcattgaaaattaaataacatatattctaCCATTAGGATCAAGAACTCTAATCTGAAGACTATATATTCATCCCCTCTCACTCTGAAAAAACCACTACCGCCAACCGTTCAAGATTTTGTGTAAGTCAATATTTGAAAGTCACAATTTTGTCAATTTTTTGGCATAAGTGATATGTTTAAGAGTTGGATAGTTAAGTCCGTATGCGGTTGGGGACGTGGGGCTTGGCTCACCTTCCACTGtttattttcaattgttttaataATAGATTCATATTGATAATCTGTGCGAACAAACGTATAAGATTTTAGTTGGTTAAGATTAAACATAGACCGACAATCTTCCGTCTTTAGCTATTGGTCTCCgccaaaaaaatttgatttaatataatAGTTCCTGCCTGCTAAGCTACTACAATTGTAGTTCACGTCTATCggtcatataaaatatttagtttttttttggctttataagattttagtttGTAATTAATCTCATGGTTCGATTTTATCCATTGAGACCTTTTTCACTATGTTTTATTATCAAACCATTTCACTTTGCCtaacatttaaatattctttcctTTGTTTAAGGATTGATTGTTCCTCAATACCATGGTCAAACCAACCGCCAATGATCTTCCGCTTATGGGAGGTATTTTGAATTTACAAGTGcatttttgaatcaaaaacattattagtattgatatattaatttaatactttaatccaaatctttaataaaacaaatataaaatacaaattatgttttatatatatatatatatatatatatatatatatttttttatatttttgactatT of the Brassica rapa cultivar Chiifu-401-42 chromosome A03, CAAS_Brap_v3.01, whole genome shotgun sequence genome contains:
- the LOC103857702 gene encoding AT-hook motif nuclear-localized protein 21; translation: MAGLDLGSTSRYVHNVGQFSTDNHHEDDGGAGGNHHHQGLDLIVSNDNSGLGGGGGGGSGDLVMRRPRGRPAGSKNKPKPPTIVTRESANTLRAHILEVGSGFDVFECISTYARRRQRGICVMSGTGTVTNVSIRQPTAVGAVLTLRGTFEILSLSGSFLPPPAPPGATSLTIFLAGAQGQVVGGNVVGELMAAGPVMVMAASFTNVAYERLPLDEHEEQLLVQSGGGGGGNIYSEATGGGGGLPFFSLPMSLPHMGGEHWPGNSAGTGRAPF